CTTTCCAGCCGATCATTGCGCCCATGTAAGGGTCCAGGATGGGGTAGGAGAGGGCGAAAAGCAGCCCCGCCAGTCCGGCGAAAGAGGAACCGAGAATGAACGTGAAGACGATGACCGTATCGATGGGGATGCCCATGAGCGGTACCGCGAATTTGTCGTAGGAGATGGCGCGCATGGCCATTCCGATCTTGGTCTTGGTGACGATGAAATGCAGAAAGATGAAGACCAGGATTGCTGAGAACACGACTCCGATTTTCAGGTTGGTCATGCTCAGATCGCCGACGGTGTAGACGACCTTGTCCACGAGTTCGGGAAAGCTCTTGCGGCTGGCTCCGAGCAGCGCGAGGTTGCCGTTTTCAAGAACCAGCCCGCACATGAGCGCGGTGATGACGACATACAGGCGGTGCGCGCCTTTGCGGCGCAGCGGCCGGTAGGCGATGCGCTCCAGCGATACGCCCACGAAGGCGGTGAGGATCATGGTCAAGGGAATGACCATGGCCAAAACCACCCAGCCCGGGAGTGAGACGGCCAGGCCCAGGATGGCCGTGGCGATGAAGAACGCGATGTACGCGCCAACCATGAAAATGTCGCCGTGCGCGAAATTGATCAGACGCAACACGCCGTACACCAGCGTATAGCCAAGCGCGATCAGGGAGTAGAAACTTCCCCACTGAAACGCGTTGAAGAGGTTCTGGATAATACTTGCGAGCACGAGTTTTCCCCTATGAGTCCAGTGTCCCGTTGACTTCTGTTGACAATGAAAGGCCCGGCCGGGCTTTGAAACAAAAAAAGTGCGCGGAGTTCAAACCCCGCGCACCTTGATCAATCTGTTACGGGCAAACGGACTTGGTGAACACGAATTCGCCCTGCTCGCTGATCTTGACGACCACCGCGCATTTGATGGGATCGCCTTCGGCGTCGAACTTCATGTTACCGGTGATGCCCGGGAACTCGGGGATGGCGGCCATGGCGTCGCGGATGGCCTTGCGGTCGGCGCGGGTCTTGCCGGTCAGGCCGCCGGTGTTCTGGACGGCCTTGAGCACCAGGTTGGTCGCATCCCAGGTCAGAGCGGCCACGTCGGCGGGCTCATAGCCGTACTTTTCCTTGTAGCGGTCGATGAAGACCTTGGTTTCGCCGGAGGCGCCGGCGGCCGCGTAGTGGGTCGAGAAGTACTGGCCCTTGCAGTTGTCGCCGCAAAGAGCCATCAGCTCGGAGTTACCCCAGGCGTCGGCACCCATGAAGGGATTCTTCCAGCCGAGGTCGTGGGCCTGTTTGATGATCAGCGCGACTTCGTTGTAGTTGTTGGGCAGGAAGATGAAGTCGGGCTTGGCGGCCAGGATGGTGGTCAGCTGGGCGCTGAAGTCCTGATCCTTGGAGGAGTAGGATTCAAAGCCAACAACGGCGCCGGCGCCGTTCTTGGCGTTGAAGTCGTCACGGAAAATTTCGGCCAGACCCTTGGAGTAGTCGTTGTCGAGAGCGTAGAGAACGGCGGCCTTCTTGGCACCGAACTGCTCCATGGCGAAGTCGACGGCCACGGGTCCCTGGAAGGGGTCAAGGAAGGCGGCGCGGAAAACCCAGGGGCGGTCCTTGGTGGTGTCGGGGTTGGTGGACCAGGGCGAGATCATCGGGGTCTGGTTGTCGTCACAGACCTGACCGGCCGGAACGGCCTGCTTGCTGGAGTTGGGGCCGACAATGGCCAGCACGCTGTCGCGCTCGATGAGCTTCAGGGCGGCGGAGACGGCGGATTCAGCCTTGGATTCGTTGTCTTCGTAGATGAATTCGAGCTGGTACTTCGTGCCACCGACTTCAAGGCCGCCTGCAGCGTTGATGTCTTCCTTGAGCATCTCGGCGGCAAACTTTGATTCTTCACCCACTTTGGGGATGTCGCCGGTCAGCGGGATGTTGAAACCGATTTTGAGGGTCTCGGCTCCAGCAGCCGCGGCAAAGAGCAGCACACATGCCAGGGCAAGTAAAACACGGGCGGATTTCTTCACAAACAACCTCCATGAAGTAAGTGTTACAAAGTGATGGTTTTTCTAATGGAAATAACCAAAAAAAGAAAGTTATTTTAGGTGCGTGCACGCTTTTCTACGAAATTGCGAGTCCCGCGAAAGAACTTCGTGATTCAGCACCTTTAGCCCTGAATTGATTGTGCAATCATTATGCCTGAACGGCACGAAGGCGAGATGCGGCCCCTGAGGGTGCGCCAATGTTTGACAATCCGGATGGATTGGTATTTTTGAAAAAGGGCAAATGGGTACTTCTCTGGGGGCGCAATGTCGAAATTGTTAAAACAAAGAGAAGTCCTGTGTGACATATTTACATATTTGTAAAAGATGCCGGGATTGATGCGGGGAAGAAAACCTTGCCAAAGGGCTGGGGGGGACTTAGAAACCATGGTCCTGTTCAACGAGCACGGGAGGTGTCCATGACGGAGCGGGTGCACAAGATCATAACGGACCATGCGCATGAAGGCGCCGTGCTGCGCAAGACTTTTTTTGCCGACAATGCCGCCCAAGTGGCGGAAGTGGCCCGGGCCATGGCTCTCAGCCTCACGGCCGGCGGAAAGATCCTTTTTTGCGGCAATGGCGGCAGCGCCGCCGATGCGCAGCATTTCGCGGCCGAGCTGGTCAACCGCTTCATGATGGAACGGCCTCCGTTGCCAGCCATCGCCCTGACCACGGATACCTCGGCCCTGACCGCTATCGGCAACGACTATTCGTTCGACCGGATTTTCAGCAAGCAGGTCCAGGCCCTGGGTCGCCCCGGGGACGTGCTGATCGGCATCTCCACCTCGGGTCGCAGCGCCAACGTCAACGAGGCGCTGCGCGTAGGTCTGGAGAACGGGCTGGTCACGGTGGGTCTTGGCGGAGGAGGCGGCGGAGCCATGCTCGCCCACTGTCATCACGCCCTCATCGTGCCGGACACCCGGACGCCTCTGGTCCAGGAAATTCACGGAGCCATCGGCCACCTTCTGTGCGGTCTGGTGGACTATTATCTGTTTGAAGCGGTTGCGGAACTCGAACCTTTTCTGGGTTCGGAGCAACCATAAGGAGGAAGCATGCCCATCTTCGAATATGTCTGCAATTCCTGTCACAAGGAATTCGAGGAAATCGTTCTCGGCGGGGAGCAACCCGTCTGTCCAGCCTGCGGCGCCGCGGACACGACCAAGCTCATTTCGCGTGGCGTGTTCCGGACCGGAGGCCCCATCGTCATGGGCTCTCCCTCTGCCAGCGCCATCACCACCAGAGGCAAGAGCGGTTGCGGTACCTGCTCCGGCGGCAATTGTTCCAGCTGCGGCTAAAATCCTAAGGATCCATTCTTGATGAACACCATTCGCATCGCCACCCGTGGCAGCAAGCTGGCCCTGTGGCAGGCTCATCACATTTCAGGTCTGCTTCGTGCCCAATATCCGGGCATGACCGTCGAGCTCAACATCATTAAGACCAAGGGCGACAAGATCCTCGATGTGCCCCTGGCCAAGATCGGCGGCAAGGGCCTTTTCGTGAAGGAAATCGAGGAAGCCCTCCTGGCCGGCGAGGCCGACATCGCCGTGCATTCCATGAAGGACGTGCCAGCCCAGCTGCCCGACGGCCTCAAGCTCGGCATCATCCCAGAACGCGAGGTGCCTACCGACTCCTTCCTGAGCGTCAACTACCCTGACATCGCGTCGCTTCCGGCCGGAGCCCGGGTCGGGACCAGCAGCCTGCGCCGCCAGACCCAGCTCATGGGCCTGCGCCGGGACCTGTGCATCCTGTCCCTGCGCGGCAATCTGGACACGCGGGTGGGCAAGCTCATGGCCGATGAATTCGACGCCATCATCGTGGCCACGGCGGGCATGAATCGTCTTGAACTTTCCGCTCCGCACATGCAGGAGCTGGCCCCGCCCATGTTCTATCCGGCAGTGGCCCAAGGGGCTCTGGGCATCGAATACCGCGCCGACCGTCCGCAGCTGGACGAGCTCCTGGCCTTTCTGGATCATGCGCCCTCCAAGATCTGCGTGCAGGCGGAACGGTCCTTCCTGTTCGGCCTGGACGGAGGCTGCCAGGTGCCCATCGCCGGCTACGCGACCCTCAGCGGCTCGCAGGTTACCCTCACGGGCCTGGTGGCCGACCTTTGCGGCGAGCGGGTCATCCGCCGTCAGGCAACGGCTCCGGCAGACGCCGCCGTCGCTCTTGGTGCGGACGTGGCCAAGGCCGTGCTGGCCGATGGCGGCAAGGAGATTCTGGACGAGGTCTACCGGAGCGGCGCGGCGGTCTGAGACGAATCCTGATCCGGAGTGCAACGAAAAAGGGCAGGCGGTTTATCCGCCCGCCCTTTTGACATTTCGGATACGGTCATGGCTGACCGGGGCTATTCTCCGCTGTGCACGCCGGCCGCCGAGAACGTGGCCATGTCGGTGTAGAGGTTGGCCGCGCTGCGCAGGATGAAGACGGCCATGGCCGCGCCGGTGCCTTCGCCGAGGCGCATGTCCAGGTGCAGGAGCGGGCTGGCGTCCAGGCTCTTCATGACGGCGGCGAAACCGGGTTCCGCCGAGGCGTGGGAAAAGAAGGCGTATTCGGCCACCTGCGGGCAGATGGCGCGAGCCGCGACATAGGCGCTGGACGAGATGAAGCCGTCGATGATCAGAGGCATGCCAAGGCTCGCTCCGCCAAGGATCAAGCCAGCCAGGGTCGCGATTTCAAATCCTCCAAGGCAGGCCAGGATATCGATGGGGTCGGCCTTGGCGATGGTGGGGGCATGCAGGGCCAGGGACTTTTCGATGACCGCTATCTTGTGGCGCATCCCTTCGGCTCCAAGGCCCGTGCCGGGGCCGGTGATGACGGCGGGAGTCAGGCCCAGAAAAGCGCAGAAGAGGGCCGTGGCCGGGGTCGTGTTGGCGATGCCCATCTCTCCGGTGCCGAGGGTCACGATGCCGTCCGCGTGCGCGGCCCTGGCCAGAGCGATTCCGTTTTCAAGGGCTTTTACGCATTCCTCTCGGCTCATGGCCGCTTCCGTGCTCAGGTCCCGGGTGCCGGGCGCGACCTTGCACTGGACAAGGGCCGGGTGATCAGGAAACCTGTCGCCCAGGCAACCCGCGTCCACGACCTTGAGGTCCACTCCCGCAGTGCGGGTCAGCACGTTGATGGCCGCGCCGTTCATGACGAAATTGGTGACCATCTGCCGCGTCACTTCCTGGGGAAAAAGGCTCACGCCCTGGGCGGCTACCCCGTGATCCCCGGCGCATGTGTAGATGCGGGCCGGGTCGACACTGGGCGCTTCGCCACCGGCCATGGCCACCAGGCGGCAGGCGATACGCTCCAGGACACCGAGGCTGCCCTTGGGTTTTGTCTGGGAATCGAGGTGGGCCTGGGCTTTTTGGAAGTATGCGCGGTCAAGGGGGCGGATCTTGGCGATGGTGGACTGAAGCATGGATATGAAGCCTCC
The Desulfomicrobium apsheronum genome window above contains:
- a CDS encoding branched-chain amino acid ABC transporter permease, coding for MLASIIQNLFNAFQWGSFYSLIALGYTLVYGVLRLINFAHGDIFMVGAYIAFFIATAILGLAVSLPGWVVLAMVIPLTMILTAFVGVSLERIAYRPLRRKGAHRLYVVITALMCGLVLENGNLALLGASRKSFPELVDKVVYTVGDLSMTNLKIGVVFSAILVFIFLHFIVTKTKIGMAMRAISYDKFAVPLMGIPIDTVIVFTFILGSSFAGLAGLLFALSYPILDPYMGAMIGWKAFIAAVVGGIGDIRGAFLGGFLLGFVEILVVAVFPSTYRDLIAFAILMTILCIKPTGMFGVAGTTKI
- a CDS encoding FmdB family zinc ribbon protein, whose amino-acid sequence is MPIFEYVCNSCHKEFEEIVLGGEQPVCPACGAADTTKLISRGVFRTGGPIVMGSPSASAITTRGKSGCGTCSGGNCSSCG
- the cobT gene encoding nicotinate-nucleotide--dimethylbenzimidazole phosphoribosyltransferase, with product MLQSTIAKIRPLDRAYFQKAQAHLDSQTKPKGSLGVLERIACRLVAMAGGEAPSVDPARIYTCAGDHGVAAQGVSLFPQEVTRQMVTNFVMNGAAINVLTRTAGVDLKVVDAGCLGDRFPDHPALVQCKVAPGTRDLSTEAAMSREECVKALENGIALARAAHADGIVTLGTGEMGIANTTPATALFCAFLGLTPAVITGPGTGLGAEGMRHKIAVIEKSLALHAPTIAKADPIDILACLGGFEIATLAGLILGGASLGMPLIIDGFISSSAYVAARAICPQVAEYAFFSHASAEPGFAAVMKSLDASPLLHLDMRLGEGTGAAMAVFILRSAANLYTDMATFSAAGVHSGE
- a CDS encoding D-sedoheptulose 7-phosphate isomerase: MTERVHKIITDHAHEGAVLRKTFFADNAAQVAEVARAMALSLTAGGKILFCGNGGSAADAQHFAAELVNRFMMERPPLPAIALTTDTSALTAIGNDYSFDRIFSKQVQALGRPGDVLIGISTSGRSANVNEALRVGLENGLVTVGLGGGGGGAMLAHCHHALIVPDTRTPLVQEIHGAIGHLLCGLVDYYLFEAVAELEPFLGSEQP
- a CDS encoding ABC transporter substrate-binding protein; amino-acid sequence: MKKSARVLLALACVLLFAAAAGAETLKIGFNIPLTGDIPKVGEESKFAAEMLKEDINAAGGLEVGGTKYQLEFIYEDNESKAESAVSAALKLIERDSVLAIVGPNSSKQAVPAGQVCDDNQTPMISPWSTNPDTTKDRPWVFRAAFLDPFQGPVAVDFAMEQFGAKKAAVLYALDNDYSKGLAEIFRDDFNAKNGAGAVVGFESYSSKDQDFSAQLTTILAAKPDFIFLPNNYNEVALIIKQAHDLGWKNPFMGADAWGNSELMALCGDNCKGQYFSTHYAAAGASGETKVFIDRYKEKYGYEPADVAALTWDATNLVLKAVQNTGGLTGKTRADRKAIRDAMAAIPEFPGITGNMKFDAEGDPIKCAVVVKISEQGEFVFTKSVCP
- the hemC gene encoding hydroxymethylbilane synthase, giving the protein MNTIRIATRGSKLALWQAHHISGLLRAQYPGMTVELNIIKTKGDKILDVPLAKIGGKGLFVKEIEEALLAGEADIAVHSMKDVPAQLPDGLKLGIIPEREVPTDSFLSVNYPDIASLPAGARVGTSSLRRQTQLMGLRRDLCILSLRGNLDTRVGKLMADEFDAIIVATAGMNRLELSAPHMQELAPPMFYPAVAQGALGIEYRADRPQLDELLAFLDHAPSKICVQAERSFLFGLDGGCQVPIAGYATLSGSQVTLTGLVADLCGERVIRRQATAPADAAVALGADVAKAVLADGGKEILDEVYRSGAAV